One Mycolicibacterium fortuitum subsp. fortuitum genomic window carries:
- a CDS encoding FadR/GntR family transcriptional regulator, with translation MSTAKTALVPVRQIAAHELVVDQMRRALELGQFRPGDRLPTERELSDMLDVSRTTVRAAVAVLEKEGLITVRRGRGGGFTVQAPQYDPAVMRRELRRNKRAIRDAFDYRVIVETGATRLAAERRRATDVTELRKLLKGMESALQVGMDEPSARRTTEFQTLDSAFHLRIAQAAQNDRLLEAVADARRRMWLPVGAIFGRLEPNANDYHESILEAIENRDPESAATQMAAHIDDTRRTVESWLKR, from the coding sequence ATGTCAACAGCCAAGACGGCGTTGGTTCCGGTACGTCAGATCGCGGCGCACGAGCTGGTGGTGGACCAGATGCGGCGGGCGCTGGAGCTCGGCCAGTTCCGGCCCGGCGATCGATTGCCCACAGAACGTGAGCTCTCGGACATGCTCGATGTCTCGCGCACGACCGTGCGCGCGGCCGTGGCCGTCCTGGAGAAGGAGGGTCTGATCACCGTGCGCCGCGGTCGGGGCGGTGGGTTCACCGTCCAGGCGCCGCAGTACGACCCGGCCGTGATGCGCCGGGAGCTACGCCGCAACAAGCGGGCGATCCGCGACGCGTTCGACTACCGCGTCATCGTCGAAACCGGGGCGACCCGGCTGGCGGCCGAGCGGCGACGGGCCACAGATGTGACCGAATTGCGCAAGCTGCTCAAAGGCATGGAATCCGCGTTGCAGGTCGGGATGGATGAGCCGTCGGCCCGGCGCACCACAGAGTTCCAGACGCTCGACTCGGCGTTTCATCTCCGGATCGCCCAGGCAGCGCAGAACGACCGGCTCCTGGAAGCGGTCGCGGACGCCCGCCGCAGGATGTGGCTACCGGTGGGGGCGATCTTCGGGCGTCTCGAGCCCAACGCGAACGATTATCACGAGTCGATCCTCGAAGCGATCGAGAATCGGGACCCGGAGTCGGCCGCCACCCAGATGGCAGCCCACATCGATGACACCCGGCGCACGGTCGAGTCCTGGCTCAAGCGCTGA
- the uvrB gene encoding excinuclease ABC subunit UvrB has product MAFATEHPVLAHSEYRPAADAVTGLVRTGARFEVVSEYAPAGDQPAAIDELERRIKAGERDVVLLGATGTGKSATTAWLIERLQRPTLVMAPNKTLAAQLANELREMLPHNAVEYFVSYYDYYQPEAYIAQTDTYIEKDSSINDDVERLRHSATSSLLSRRDVVVVASVSCIYGLGTPQSYLDRSVELAVGQEVPRDGLLRLLVDVQYNRNDMAFTRGTFRVRGDTVEIIPSYEELAVRIEFFGDEIEALYYLHPLTGDIVRQVDSLRIFPATHYVAGPERMAHAISTIEAELEARLAELEGQGKLLEAQRLRMRTNYDVEMMKQVGFCSGIENYSRHIDGRPAGSAPATLLDYFPEDFLLVIDESHVTVPQIGGMYEGDMSRKRNLVDFGFRLPSAVDNRPLTWEEFADRIGQTVYLSATPGAYEISQAGGEFVEQVIRPTGLVDPKVVVKPTKGQIDDLIGEIRARTERDERVLVTTLTKKMAEDLTDYLLELGIKVRYLHSEVDTLRRVELLRQLRLGEYDVLVGINLLREGLDLPEVSLVAILDADKEGFLRSTRSLIQTIGRAARNVSGEVHMYADKITDSMREAIDETERRRAKQIAYNEANGIDPKPLRKKIADILDQVYREADDSESVEIGGSGRNASRGRRAQGEPGRAVSAGIVEGRDTTNMPRAELADLIKDLTEQMMTAARDLQFELAARIRDEIQDLKKELRGMDAAGLK; this is encoded by the coding sequence ATGGCCTTCGCGACCGAACACCCTGTGCTCGCGCATTCGGAGTACCGACCGGCTGCCGATGCCGTAACCGGCCTCGTCCGGACCGGCGCCCGGTTCGAGGTGGTCAGTGAGTATGCCCCGGCCGGTGACCAGCCGGCCGCCATCGACGAGCTTGAACGCCGCATCAAAGCCGGTGAGCGCGATGTCGTGCTGCTCGGTGCCACCGGTACCGGAAAGTCGGCCACCACGGCGTGGTTGATCGAGCGGCTGCAGCGGCCCACGCTGGTGATGGCGCCCAACAAGACGCTCGCCGCGCAGCTCGCCAACGAATTGCGGGAGATGTTGCCGCACAACGCTGTCGAGTACTTCGTGTCGTACTACGACTACTACCAGCCCGAGGCGTACATCGCCCAGACCGATACGTACATCGAGAAGGACAGCTCGATCAACGACGATGTCGAGCGGTTGCGCCACTCGGCCACCTCAAGCCTGCTGTCGCGCCGCGACGTAGTGGTGGTGGCCTCGGTGTCGTGCATCTACGGCCTGGGCACGCCGCAGTCCTATCTGGACCGCTCGGTGGAGCTGGCGGTGGGGCAGGAGGTGCCGCGCGACGGGCTGCTGCGGTTGCTGGTCGACGTCCAGTACAACCGCAACGACATGGCGTTCACGCGGGGCACGTTCCGGGTGCGTGGCGACACGGTCGAGATCATCCCGTCCTACGAGGAGCTCGCGGTGCGGATCGAGTTCTTCGGTGACGAGATCGAGGCGCTGTACTACCTGCACCCGTTGACGGGTGACATCGTCCGCCAGGTCGACTCGCTGCGCATCTTCCCGGCCACCCACTATGTGGCCGGTCCGGAGCGGATGGCCCACGCGATCTCCACCATCGAGGCCGAGCTCGAGGCGCGGCTGGCCGAGCTGGAGGGGCAGGGCAAGCTTCTGGAAGCACAGCGGCTGCGGATGCGCACCAACTACGACGTCGAGATGATGAAGCAGGTCGGGTTCTGCTCCGGCATCGAGAACTACTCGCGCCACATCGACGGGCGGCCTGCGGGGTCGGCGCCTGCGACGCTGCTGGACTATTTCCCCGAGGATTTCCTGCTCGTCATCGACGAGTCCCACGTCACGGTGCCCCAGATCGGCGGCATGTACGAGGGCGACATGTCCCGTAAACGCAACCTGGTGGACTTCGGCTTCCGCCTACCCTCGGCGGTCGACAATCGGCCGTTGACCTGGGAGGAGTTCGCCGACCGGATCGGGCAGACGGTGTACCTGTCAGCCACCCCGGGCGCGTACGAGATCAGCCAGGCCGGCGGCGAGTTCGTCGAACAGGTGATCCGCCCGACCGGTCTGGTCGATCCGAAGGTGGTGGTGAAGCCGACCAAGGGTCAGATCGACGATCTGATCGGGGAGATCCGTGCCCGCACCGAGCGCGACGAACGCGTCCTGGTCACCACGCTGACCAAGAAGATGGCCGAGGATCTCACCGACTACCTGTTGGAGCTCGGCATCAAGGTCCGCTACCTGCATTCCGAGGTCGATACGTTGCGCCGCGTCGAACTGCTGAGGCAGCTGCGCCTCGGTGAGTACGACGTGCTGGTCGGTATCAACCTGCTGCGTGAGGGGCTCGACCTGCCCGAGGTGTCGCTCGTGGCGATCCTCGACGCCGACAAAGAGGGTTTCCTGCGCTCGACACGCAGCCTGATCCAGACCATCGGCCGCGCCGCCCGCAACGTGTCCGGCGAGGTCCACATGTACGCCGACAAGATCACGGACTCGATGCGTGAGGCCATCGACGAGACCGAGCGCCGCCGGGCCAAGCAGATCGCCTACAACGAGGCCAACGGGATCGATCCCAAGCCGTTGCGCAAGAAGATCGCCGACATTCTGGACCAGGTGTACCGCGAAGCCGACGACAGTGAATCGGTGGAGATCGGCGGTTCGGGACGCAACGCTTCCCGGGGCCGGCGCGCTCAGGGCGAGCCCGGTCGCGCGGTCAGCGCGGGCATCGTCGAAGGCCGCGACACCACCAACATGCCGCGCGCCGAATTGGCCGATCTGATCAAGGATCTGACGGAGCAGATGATGACGGCTGCCCGCGATCTGCAGTTCGAGCTGGCGGCGCGGATCCGTGACGAGATCCAGGATCTGAAGAAGGAGCTCCGTGGAATGGACGCCGCCGGTCTGAAGTGA
- a CDS encoding acyl-CoA thioesterase, whose amino-acid sequence MLPLADVLSTLDLTQSGDGIFVAEQRDNASHHIVGGHITAQALMAAGRTVPGRLPHSLHVYLLRAGDARYPVQMEVTSLRDGGSLSTRKVIARQGDEELLEALISFSVPMEAADYQQPAPEVPGPETLPPVEEQLQAFADEAGGYWVRPQWIERRYIDPPPRLAIDLPEPPERTRMWWRPAEPVTDDPIVNSALLTYFAGTALLDTTVTMRRATQVSVFSALIDMAIWFHRPADLTDWVLADQVSPSGINGRGLGSATLYNRAGQLVCSTAQEMYFGRARRD is encoded by the coding sequence ATGCTGCCCCTTGCCGACGTCCTGTCCACCCTCGACCTGACGCAGTCGGGTGACGGCATCTTCGTCGCTGAACAGCGGGACAACGCCAGCCACCACATCGTGGGTGGGCACATCACCGCGCAGGCGCTGATGGCGGCCGGCCGCACTGTTCCCGGCCGCTTGCCGCACAGCCTCCACGTCTATCTGCTGAGGGCCGGCGACGCCCGGTACCCGGTGCAGATGGAGGTGACCAGCTTGCGTGACGGCGGATCACTGTCGACTCGCAAGGTCATCGCGCGCCAGGGTGACGAGGAGTTGCTGGAGGCGCTGATCTCGTTCAGCGTTCCGATGGAGGCCGCGGACTACCAGCAACCGGCACCCGAGGTGCCCGGGCCCGAGACCCTGCCCCCGGTCGAGGAACAGTTGCAGGCGTTCGCCGATGAGGCCGGCGGGTACTGGGTGCGACCGCAATGGATCGAGCGCCGTTACATCGACCCGCCGCCGCGCCTGGCGATCGATCTGCCCGAACCGCCCGAGCGCACCCGGATGTGGTGGCGTCCGGCCGAACCCGTGACCGACGATCCGATCGTCAACAGTGCTCTGCTCACGTACTTCGCGGGCACCGCGCTGCTCGACACCACGGTGACGATGCGGCGCGCCACTCAGGTCAGCGTCTTTTCCGCATTGATCGACATGGCCATCTGGTTTCACCGCCCTGCCGACCTGACGGATTGGGTGCTGGCCGACCAGGTTTCACCCAGCGGCATCAACGGGCGCGGGCTGGGCAGCGCCACACTGTACAACCGCGCGGGTCAGCTCGTGTGTTCGACAGCGCAGGAGATGTACTTCGGCCGGGCCCGCAGGGACTGA
- a CDS encoding DUF402 domain-containing protein has product MHPPKHETFDLVARTNTDPKGIVRAVDVYTVEPWGLYMARPTPGRAQFHYLESWLLPPLGLRASIFHFNPGHERDQDFYLDIGSYTAGPTAWHSEDHYLDLVVRSGRGVELCDVDELLTAVRHGLLSPEVGEQAVQTAVAAIEGLASCGYELDQWLSGNGMALTWRGA; this is encoded by the coding sequence ATTCACCCGCCCAAGCACGAGACATTCGACCTGGTGGCCCGCACGAACACCGACCCCAAGGGCATCGTGCGGGCCGTCGACGTCTACACCGTCGAGCCGTGGGGCCTGTACATGGCCCGGCCGACGCCCGGCCGGGCCCAGTTCCATTACCTGGAATCGTGGCTGCTGCCTCCGCTCGGGCTGCGGGCCAGCATCTTCCACTTCAACCCCGGCCACGAGCGTGACCAGGACTTCTATCTGGACATCGGTAGCTACACCGCCGGCCCCACTGCCTGGCACTCCGAGGACCACTACCTGGACCTGGTGGTCCGTTCGGGGCGCGGTGTCGAGCTGTGCGACGTCGACGAGCTGCTCACCGCCGTTCGGCACGGTCTGCTGAGCCCGGAAGTCGGCGAACAGGCGGTGCAAACCGCCGTCGCCGCGATCGAGGGGCTCGCGAGCTGCGGCTATGAGCTCGACCAGTGGCTGTCCGGCAACGGAATGGCCCTCACGTGGCGGGGAGCGTAA
- a CDS encoding MFS transporter: MTETLTPDTGTWRQLLGARYLGASTVLAGGVLLYATNEFLTISLLPSAVSDIGGQRFYAWVTTVYLVASVVAATTVHSLLIRLGPRLAYLLGLSVFAAGSSVCALAPSMEALLAGRTVQGSAGGLLAGLGYAVINTALPNALWTKASALVSAMWGVGTVIGPAAGGLFAQFGHWRWAFGILVVLAAAMAVLVPVALPARGATSATTPGIPVWSLAILGAAAMSVSVAGIPHDWRATAALLTLGVALVVAFLAVDRRAGASVLPPSTFGPGPLKWIYLSLGVLMAATMVDMYVPLFGQRLGHLSPVTAGFFGAVLSVGWTAGEIVSASLQNRRVITRTVAFAPIVMAAGLAAGAVLIRDGMSPWLVIAWAAALVVTGAGIGIAWPHLSAWAMSRVDDPAEGPAAAAAINTVQLICGAVGAGLAGVVVNLSDTAGAAAARGLFTAFAVLAVVGAIASFRSDRAR; encoded by the coding sequence GTGACCGAGACTTTGACGCCCGATACCGGGACCTGGCGCCAGTTGTTGGGTGCCCGCTATCTCGGCGCGTCCACCGTGTTGGCCGGCGGCGTGCTGCTGTACGCGACCAACGAGTTCCTGACCATCAGCCTGCTGCCCAGTGCGGTGTCCGACATCGGTGGGCAGCGGTTCTATGCCTGGGTGACGACGGTGTATCTCGTCGCGTCGGTGGTCGCAGCCACCACGGTCCACTCGCTGCTGATCCGACTCGGCCCGCGGCTGGCTTACCTTTTGGGGCTCTCGGTCTTCGCCGCGGGGAGCTCGGTATGTGCACTCGCCCCCAGTATGGAAGCGCTGCTCGCCGGACGCACCGTGCAGGGTTCCGCGGGCGGACTGCTGGCCGGCCTGGGGTATGCGGTGATCAACACTGCGCTGCCGAATGCATTGTGGACCAAGGCATCTGCGTTGGTGTCGGCGATGTGGGGTGTGGGCACCGTGATCGGCCCTGCCGCGGGCGGGCTGTTCGCTCAGTTCGGGCACTGGCGGTGGGCCTTCGGAATTCTCGTGGTCCTGGCTGCCGCAATGGCCGTTCTCGTCCCCGTTGCGTTGCCGGCCCGAGGTGCGACGTCGGCCACGACGCCCGGCATTCCGGTGTGGTCGCTGGCCATCCTCGGTGCTGCGGCCATGTCGGTCAGCGTGGCCGGCATCCCGCACGACTGGCGAGCCACCGCGGCGCTGCTCACCCTCGGCGTGGCCTTGGTCGTCGCCTTCCTGGCCGTCGACCGCCGGGCCGGGGCATCGGTGTTGCCGCCCAGCACATTCGGGCCTGGTCCGCTCAAGTGGATCTATCTGAGCCTCGGGGTGCTGATGGCCGCGACCATGGTCGACATGTACGTGCCGCTGTTCGGCCAACGGCTGGGACACCTGTCGCCGGTGACGGCCGGGTTTTTCGGTGCGGTGTTGTCGGTCGGCTGGACTGCGGGTGAGATCGTGAGCGCGTCGCTGCAGAACCGACGGGTGATCACGCGCACGGTGGCGTTCGCGCCGATCGTGATGGCGGCCGGTCTGGCCGCCGGTGCGGTGTTGATCCGGGACGGGATGTCGCCGTGGCTGGTGATCGCGTGGGCTGCGGCGCTGGTGGTCACCGGCGCCGGCATCGGTATCGCCTGGCCGCACCTTTCGGCGTGGGCCATGAGCCGCGTCGACGACCCGGCCGAAGGACCGGCCGCGGCTGCGGCCATCAACACCGTGCAGCTCATCTGCGGCGCAGTGGGTGCGGGACTGGCCGGAGTCGTCGTCAACCTCAGCGACACGGCAGGTGCGGCCGCAGCGCGAGGGCTTTTCACCGCATTCGCGGTACTCGCCGTGGTCGGGGCCATCGCCTCGTTCCGGTCCGATCGTGCGCGATGA
- the coaE gene encoding dephospho-CoA kinase, with the protein MLRIGLTGGIGAGKSTVSATFSDLGGIIVDGDVIAREVVEPGTEGLAKLVEAFGDGILLPEGALNRPALAAVAFSDDEKRATLNGIVHPLVAHRRSELIAAAHDDAVIIEDIPLLVESQMAPMFPLVIIVNADPEIRVKRLIEYRGFTEQDARARIAAQATEEQRRAVADVWLDNSGSPGAVVEQARALWHERILPFAHNLKIRQPAHRVPVVVPYDPTWPDQARRIIARLNTACGHRAVRIDHIGSTAVPGMDAKDVIDVQVTVASLDVADELADALLTAGYPAVPGITTDTPHDDDPALWHKRFHASADPGRPTNVHVRVEGRPNQRFALMFVDWLRSNPGAQADYLAAKRRAMATPDYAVAKEPWFLDAYRRAWEWADAKGWQP; encoded by the coding sequence GTGCTTCGCATCGGGTTAACCGGCGGTATCGGCGCCGGGAAGTCAACAGTGTCGGCCACATTCAGCGATCTCGGCGGCATCATCGTCGACGGCGACGTCATCGCGCGTGAGGTGGTCGAACCGGGAACCGAAGGTCTGGCCAAGCTCGTCGAGGCGTTCGGTGACGGGATCCTGCTACCCGAAGGGGCGCTGAACCGCCCGGCCCTGGCCGCGGTCGCGTTCAGCGACGACGAGAAGCGCGCCACCCTGAACGGCATCGTCCATCCGCTGGTGGCGCACCGCCGGTCTGAGCTGATCGCGGCCGCGCACGACGATGCGGTGATCATCGAGGACATCCCACTGTTGGTCGAATCCCAGATGGCGCCGATGTTCCCGCTGGTCATCATCGTCAACGCCGACCCGGAGATTCGCGTGAAGCGGCTGATCGAATACCGCGGATTCACCGAGCAAGACGCCCGCGCCCGCATCGCCGCGCAGGCCACCGAGGAGCAGCGCCGCGCGGTCGCCGACGTATGGCTGGACAACTCGGGCAGCCCAGGGGCCGTCGTCGAACAGGCTCGCGCGCTCTGGCACGAGCGGATCCTGCCCTTCGCGCACAACCTGAAGATCCGTCAGCCGGCTCATCGCGTCCCTGTTGTGGTGCCGTATGACCCGACCTGGCCGGATCAGGCGCGCCGTATCATCGCGCGGCTCAATACAGCCTGCGGACACCGTGCGGTCCGCATCGACCACATCGGTTCGACCGCCGTGCCCGGGATGGACGCCAAGGACGTCATCGACGTTCAGGTGACCGTTGCGTCACTTGATGTCGCCGACGAACTCGCTGACGCGCTGCTGACGGCCGGCTACCCGGCGGTACCGGGGATCACCACCGACACGCCGCACGATGATGATCCTGCGTTGTGGCACAAGCGTTTCCATGCCTCGGCTGATCCGGGCCGGCCGACCAACGTGCATGTGAGGGTGGAGGGCAGGCCGAACCAGCGGTTCGCGCTGATGTTCGTCGACTGGCTGCGGTCCAATCCGGGCGCACAGGCCGATTACCTGGCTGCCAAACGCAGGGCGATGGCGACCCCCGACTACGCCGTGGCCAAAGAGCCGTGGTTCCTCGATGCCTACCGACGTGCGTGGGAATGGGCCGACGCGAAGGGATGGCAGCCCTAG
- a CDS encoding MBL fold metallo-hydrolase: MTSPHIAVNDTYTGHQEPGTAARRTLPNASIIKVSVGPMDNNAYLVTCNSTGKTLLIDAANDAEVLLDVIKQHAPELSLIVTSHQHFDHWQALEAVAEVTGAPTAAHSLDAEPLPVAPDRILADGDTIEIGDLTFDVIHLQGHTEGSVALALKAPDGVTHLFTGDCLFPGGVGKTWQPGDFERLLGDVSKKVFDIYDDRTVVYPGHGDDTTLGAERPHLGEWRERGW, encoded by the coding sequence ATGACCAGCCCTCACATCGCGGTGAACGACACCTACACCGGTCACCAGGAGCCGGGGACCGCCGCCAGGCGCACCCTGCCGAACGCCTCGATCATCAAGGTGTCGGTGGGCCCGATGGACAACAACGCCTACCTGGTGACCTGCAATTCCACCGGAAAAACCCTGCTCATCGACGCCGCCAACGACGCCGAGGTACTCCTGGACGTGATCAAGCAGCACGCCCCGGAACTGTCCCTGATCGTCACCAGCCATCAGCACTTCGACCACTGGCAGGCGCTGGAAGCTGTGGCAGAGGTCACCGGGGCGCCGACGGCCGCGCACTCCCTCGACGCCGAGCCGCTGCCGGTGGCACCCGACCGGATCTTGGCCGATGGCGACACCATCGAAATCGGCGACCTCACATTCGACGTGATCCACCTGCAGGGTCACACCGAGGGTTCGGTCGCCCTGGCCCTGAAAGCACCCGACGGCGTGACCCACCTGTTCACCGGCGACTGCCTGTTCCCCGGCGGAGTCGGCAAAACCTGGCAGCCCGGCGACTTCGAACGGCTACTCGGAGATGTGAGCAAGAAGGTGTTCGACATCTACGACGACCGGACCGTGGTGTACCCCGGCCATGGAGACGACACCACGCTCGGCGCCGAACGTCCCCACCTCGGGGAGTGGCGCGAGCGCGGTTGGTAG
- a CDS encoding DUF899 domain-containing protein produces MPLTLNAYPDVVTRDEWLEARKKLLAREREVTHLRDAVNAQRRRLPMVKVDKGYSFEGPDGAVTLLDLFEGRSQLYIHHFMWIDAIDAGCPSCTAAADLTFTEGDRELLHGKDVTFACVSRAPYASIAAYRDSHGWTFPWYSSRDGDFTYDFHVTLDPARAPIEYNYKSVDELRADGFGDEDLRGDWPGASVFLRRGDEVFHTYSAFARGLDHSAVGYPFLDLTPYGRQEPWEDSPAGWPQGGPAVGRPVGDCDG; encoded by the coding sequence ATGCCGCTGACACTCAATGCATATCCAGATGTCGTCACTCGGGACGAGTGGCTGGAGGCTCGCAAGAAACTGCTGGCCCGCGAACGCGAGGTAACTCACCTGCGTGACGCGGTGAACGCCCAACGGCGCCGGCTGCCGATGGTGAAGGTGGACAAGGGCTATTCGTTCGAGGGGCCGGACGGCGCAGTGACACTGCTCGACCTGTTCGAGGGGCGCAGCCAGCTCTACATCCACCACTTCATGTGGATCGACGCGATCGACGCCGGCTGTCCCAGTTGCACGGCCGCGGCCGATCTGACCTTCACCGAAGGCGATCGAGAACTGTTGCACGGCAAGGACGTCACCTTCGCCTGTGTATCGCGGGCGCCGTACGCCAGCATCGCGGCCTACCGCGACAGCCACGGTTGGACGTTCCCGTGGTACTCGTCGCGCGACGGTGATTTCACCTACGACTTCCATGTGACGCTCGACCCGGCCCGTGCTCCCATCGAATACAACTACAAGTCAGTCGATGAACTACGCGCCGACGGTTTCGGTGACGAAGACCTGCGCGGTGACTGGCCGGGCGCCAGTGTCTTCCTTCGCCGCGGCGACGAGGTCTTCCACACCTACTCGGCCTTTGCGCGCGGACTCGACCACAGCGCGGTGGGCTACCCGTTCCTCGACCTCACGCCCTACGGCCGGCAGGAACCGTGGGAGGACTCGCCGGCCGGCTGGCCGCAAGGCGGACCAGCGGTCGGCAGACCGGTAGGGGACTGTGACGGTTAG
- a CDS encoding universal stress protein — translation MSAYRTVVVGTDGSDSSLRAVDRAGQIAAGSNAKLIVATAYFPQSEDQRAADVLKDEGYKMAGNAPIYAILREATDRAKAAGATDIEERPVVGAPVDALVELAEDVKADLLVVGNVGLSTIAGRLLGSVPANVARRSKTDVLIVHTS, via the coding sequence ATGAGCGCGTATCGAACCGTGGTGGTCGGCACGGACGGATCTGATTCGTCGTTGCGTGCAGTCGACCGCGCCGGTCAGATTGCCGCCGGGTCGAATGCCAAGCTGATCGTGGCAACCGCGTACTTCCCCCAGAGCGAAGATCAGCGTGCCGCCGATGTGCTCAAGGACGAGGGCTACAAGATGGCCGGCAACGCGCCCATCTACGCCATCCTCCGCGAGGCGACGGACCGAGCGAAGGCCGCCGGCGCCACCGACATCGAGGAGCGGCCGGTGGTCGGTGCTCCGGTCGACGCCCTCGTCGAATTGGCCGAGGACGTCAAGGCAGATCTGCTGGTGGTCGGCAACGTCGGCCTGAGCACGATTGCCGGCCGTCTGCTGGGCTCGGTGCCGGCGAACGTGGCACGCCGGTCCAAGACCGACGTGCTCATCGTCCACACCAGCTGA
- a CDS encoding glycosyltransferase family 39 protein, translated as MDLSLNERAEGAGRRVDREGRFDAMAVAVFAVALCAAGAARPSLWFDEAATISAATRSIPQLWDLIGHIDAVHGLYYLGMHGWFAVFPATEFWSRFSSCLAIGGAAAGVVVLGRQFSGRTVSVCAGVLFAMLPRVTWAGIEARSYSWSTLAAVWLTVLLITAIRRDHRALWAAYGALLVVSTVLNIYVVLIVIPHAAALALLGNRRARVRWAVVSTIAVLIVVPFILWCRSQSFQVGWISPLGLHTVTEVVLEQYFDHSVAFALVAAAMLIAPLVVSRLRPTDSAIRRLVVIAAVWVVAPTAVLLVYSAVAQPLYYPRYLCFTTPAMALLLAVCVVAVARSREWITAALAVFALAATPNYITVQRGPYAKEGMDFSQVADVITAHSSPGDCIVFDNTTSWKPGPIRPITAARPAAYAHLVDPGRGKRAWQRNRLWDAHLGIWGVADQIRRCTVLWTVSERDRSVPSRQSGAALAPGPRLDRAPAYQVPESMGFHIVERWQFNFAQVVKSTR; from the coding sequence GTGGATCTATCGCTGAATGAGCGCGCTGAGGGGGCGGGCCGGCGCGTCGATCGAGAAGGCCGGTTCGACGCCATGGCGGTGGCGGTGTTTGCCGTCGCACTCTGCGCCGCGGGGGCTGCTCGGCCCTCACTGTGGTTCGACGAAGCCGCCACCATATCGGCGGCCACCCGTTCGATTCCCCAGCTCTGGGACCTGATCGGCCACATCGATGCCGTACACGGCCTGTATTACCTCGGTATGCACGGCTGGTTCGCCGTCTTCCCGGCAACGGAGTTCTGGTCGCGGTTCTCCAGCTGTCTGGCCATCGGCGGCGCTGCCGCCGGGGTGGTGGTTCTCGGCCGGCAGTTCAGCGGCCGGACGGTATCGGTCTGCGCGGGAGTCCTTTTCGCGATGCTGCCGAGGGTCACCTGGGCCGGGATCGAGGCCCGTTCCTACTCGTGGTCGACGTTGGCTGCGGTGTGGCTGACAGTGCTACTGATCACCGCGATCCGGCGTGACCACCGCGCGTTGTGGGCGGCATACGGTGCGCTGCTGGTGGTTTCCACCGTGCTGAACATCTACGTCGTGCTGATCGTGATTCCACACGCCGCGGCCCTCGCGCTGCTGGGCAATCGCCGCGCCCGCGTCAGGTGGGCTGTGGTCAGCACAATTGCCGTGCTGATCGTCGTTCCGTTCATCCTGTGGTGCCGGTCGCAGAGTTTCCAGGTCGGTTGGATCTCCCCGTTGGGTCTGCACACGGTCACCGAGGTGGTCCTGGAGCAGTATTTCGACCACAGCGTGGCTTTCGCGCTGGTGGCCGCCGCGATGCTGATCGCCCCGTTGGTGGTCAGTCGGCTACGGCCCACCGACAGCGCCATCCGACGCCTGGTCGTGATCGCCGCGGTGTGGGTGGTTGCCCCGACCGCGGTGCTGCTGGTGTATTCGGCTGTTGCCCAGCCGCTCTACTATCCGCGCTACCTGTGTTTCACCACTCCGGCAATGGCGCTGCTGCTCGCTGTCTGCGTGGTCGCCGTGGCCCGCAGCCGGGAATGGATCACCGCGGCATTGGCCGTGTTCGCTCTTGCCGCGACACCGAACTACATCACGGTGCAGCGCGGCCCATATGCCAAGGAGGGCATGGACTTCAGTCAGGTCGCCGATGTGATCACGGCCCACTCCTCCCCCGGCGACTGCATCGTCTTCGACAACACCACGTCGTGGAAACCGGGACCGATCCGCCCCATCACCGCAGCCCGTCCCGCCGCGTACGCCCACCTCGTCGACCCGGGCCGGGGTAAGCGTGCCTGGCAGCGAAATCGGTTGTGGGATGCGCACCTTGGGATCTGGGGCGTCGCCGATCAGATACGGCGGTGCACGGTGTTATGGACGGTGTCCGAGCGCGACCGATCGGTGCCCAGCCGACAGAGTGGTGCCGCACTGGCGCCCGGACCCCGGCTGGACCGCGCCCCGGCCTACCAGGTGCCCGAAAGCATGGGCTTCCACATCGTCGAACGCTGGCAGTTCAACTTCGCCCAGGTGGTCAAGTCCACTCGGTGA